One Glycine max cultivar Williams 82 chromosome 1, Glycine_max_v4.0, whole genome shotgun sequence genomic window, attgataggaaaataattattttgtgtaAGCTTAAGGTCCCTCACAAAGATTGATCATAACTTTCAATCAAAACACTTCTTACCAATAATGtgattaacaaaaaagaaacatacTCACCACATGATTAAAGATAATTATGACAATTATCAGAATTTTTATGCGCAAGTAACaaccattttcaaaaaatattttctttttttaataactaatgtCCAAAGGATATCAGTTAGCAAGAccctaaataaaatataataaataaaaaattataatatattttctatattattcGTACAaacgttttatatttttttgttatttatgaaCATTCACGTAACggttactaaataaaaaatatgaagcaGGACGAGACtcatttcaattattaaaatcCACCtagattttaactaataataacaatatacaagaaataatttcttaaaaggTGTATTAATGTCATTCCTTTTCTTTCATGTATTTGAGTGGTGATATTATGAcaactttttaattaaacattCAGTGAGTGTTGGGTGTCAAAAAACTTTTTCCATATTTTCCAACCGTAATGAGCGCCAATTAAATGTGGTTAGGTGGAAACGTCTCTGCAATCATGCATTGACAGAACCGTCATATCTAAAAGCAGACCAGACACAACGAGAAAGTGAACCAAATTGACTTTTTGAGTCTTTCTTTGTAGAGACGGTGCATTTGATTATGCCCTAAGCAGGGATCATGTGAATATgttaaaataggcttttgatttGAACAATTCAATCAACTCACGTCACAAATACCCTTACATTATGTACGTAATCGCCAGAATATTCAACGCGATTAAACTGTTTACAATTCCAAATGGACTTGCTGAACATTTTTTGAGGAACTAAGAAAAACAACATAAtggatcaaatcaaattaatatgagaaattaaagtaaaaggaaagattaagtttcttatgtatagataAGTGCACCTGTtacatttgttttagcatcttcatatatgtcttttttattaggaagacttttgattttctttaacagGATATGTCccgtttattattgtatcattttggatttaatataatttacattttttgccAAAAGAAAGTTTCCCAATTGAAATACCCCACTAGACAAAATTGATGAAAACCAAAATGACTAAGTCACACAAGACTAGCCCATGTGTTACGAATTCCTCCACAAATACACATATAAACCCTTTTGTACCCTACATGAGCATGTCTAATAAATGGCTTAAACCATTACGTACATTTCTAACACATTCCAGAATCATCATTGTTCATAGTACCAATAATTTGTCACTCTATTTTCCCTTATCAATCGAAGATGTAGTATAGTATTATATATTTCCTTTTCCATTAAGCAAGAAAAACAATAACCCCCAATTAAATTGCTTTTCCCACCCTCTCAAAAAAATTGTTATCCATTCtaccaaaacaaaatttgatcCTTTTGATGCAACATCCATCACCCAAGTGGTGGAAAACATTTAAGTATAACAAATAAGAATCTAACAAGAAATGAGAAATACCTCACTCTTCAGTCCTAGGGTGTTGCCCCCACTTCTTCATCATCTCTAGAAAAATCTCATTCCATGTGTCTATTGGCCCCGGCAAGCACCAATGAACACAATCATTCTGCACACGCTCTTGATGCCCATTAGCAAATGGAAAAGGATACATATAAGGACCAGGGTGGCCATCTGGTCTCAATAATGCTAATTTGGTCACATCCAATGCCTCCAATCTAATAATCCCACCAAAATTATTAGCTTTTGTCTTAGCATCTTCCACTTCTTCAATCTCAATTTTTCTCATGTCAGCATCCATCCCTTCAAGTTGCTTCTCCCCATTCCTATAAGGCTTGGTCTTTGGACAAGCACCAGCCTTATCCCACTCACCTTCGAAATGTGCAGGTGAAAATGTTGTCACAATTACATCAATTCCATACCCTTTACCCACTCTCCTATCAATTATGCTATTAAGGGTAGTCCTTAGGCCCTTTCTTAGCACATCATAAAACCCAATTTCAGTGTAATTAAGGCCAGGACAGTAATGGCAACCTAAAACTGAACCACCCTCATAGTACACTGCAGGATGCAAAAACCAGTGCCCAATTGATAACACAATCAGGTCCATTTGATCCATATCCCTTGCCCACCTCTCATCAACATGATCCAAATACAACTTATTATGATTTGGCCCTGAGTTTGACTTTTCTACACCTTGCACAAGAAAAGGGGACCAGTACAATGAGACACTCACATTGTGAGAAGGAAAGTGCCACTTCCGGAATTTGTTGTCCTCCCCGTTCCGGTAGACAAGGTTAGGGGTTGAGGCAGTGGATAACATGCAAAGAAGGGACTCTAATTGGTTCCTAGCCATAGAATCCCCCACAAAAGCTATGTGCTTGTTGCTAATGAGTTGGAGAAAAGTTTGAGGCTCAAACCTTGGAAGATTGCATTGACTTGGTTTCCATCTCCAGTATAGATAGCTAGAGTCAGGCCTTCCATGTGTTATGCAATTCTGGCCTTCTTTGATTGTACCACAGGTTGTACCATTGTACAAAGGGCCTCTCCTGTCTCGGATCCATTTGCCATCAAAGTAGTCACATGGAGGCTCATacgttttttccttttctgccaATAAAAAACATGGTAAGTCTAGTGAACCAACAAATCCTACACCTCAAGTTGCTAATTACAATTcgacaaaacttagatacagtTCCATTGATGCTTTTGTGTTGTTTGACCAGAATTGGAATGCTACCTCAATAATCAATGTTGCCAATAAAGAAACATGTAAATCTAGTGAACCAACTAATCCTACATCCCAAGTTGCTAATTACCATTGGACAATACTTAGATACAGTTCCATTGATGCTTTTATGTTGTTGTCAAACAAACCAGAATTGGAATTTTATCTATGTTGCTAACAAAGAAACAGGTAAAGTCTAGGGAACCAACAAATCCTACATCCCATGTTGCTAATTACAATTTGACAAAACTTCGATAAAGGTCCATTGatgcttttgtgtttttgtccaataaaaattaaaactttaccTCAATAATCTATGTTGAGATTTAATACAACTTCTTATCACACAAATTATCAAGAACATCAACAGTACCTAAGAACTAACTGCATGTAAGTTTTGTTCATTATAATTCAAGACAAAACTAGCAACAATATAGTTTTGACTAAATGAAATTATCAATTAAGCATACATGTACCTGGAGAAGAAGGTAGTGTAGAATCAGAAAGAGAAGACTGTGAGATGATGGTGGTGGGGGTGGAATGAGGAAGCTCAGTTTCTGGAGATGGAGGGAAGGGTAGAGGGTAGAAGTACAAGCGAAGTAAAACTATGGGAAGAAGAGCATAGAGGGTCCAAGGAAGAAGTCTCTTGATGAGGGAGAGGGATTGGTCTTTGAAGGGGTTTGTGATTCCCATCTTCAAAGCCTTTCccttcttgtttttcttctccttgtagttctctttctttctggTGTTCTTAGCTGAGATATGAAAGTCTTGAGAGAAAGAAAacagtgtttttttgtttttgcatttgTCAAATGAAAGTTGGAAGGTGTAGAGAGAGAAGCAAGCAGGTTCCTTgccttattcatttttattaaataaaaaatacacatcGTTGGATCTCCATGATCTCTCTAATTTACTAATTTTCATTTCTGTCTTGGATTCTAATAACCATAGAACATTGCTATTCCAACCTTGTCCTCATTCCTTCCCATAGTAATGTAAATAGTGAAAAAACACAGTGATTCTTAACTCTACATGCACTGTAGTTAATTAAATCAGATATAAATAAcaccttttttttaacataattattagtgtgacatattaaaattattttaattgactATTGTTTATACATTGCTACACTTCTTTTAACTCGGTAAACTCAATTCcttgttgtgtgtgtgtttctctctcatttgtttttttttttttttatgttttctcctTAGGACAACTTTTTTCTTCTACTCCATGGCATCTGTTTCTgccttttcactttattttaaacTGCTTATTCTCCGTCCGAAGGTAAAAGTTAGTGACATAGATAACCCTCGGTTAatctttttgtgttttgaaaaatataagattgatttgatgacaaaaagaaaaaagagatctgaagtttaaatttcttttaataatttttttaaacaattaatcaTCTaacatttaccaaaaaaaaaaactttttttttgcgtTCAAAAGAGAATATTAAATGTAGATGTCACATATATATGCAAAGATAAAATCGTCTAACAGAAAGAATGGTCTAAGGGGTCCAATTAAAAAAGAACacatactttttcttttctttttctgtgaAAAGTAAAAATGAAGTAATGAATGaacacttgtttttttttaaaaaaattctaaaggaCAGAGCctcattgatatatttttttaatcggaGTGTAATAATTCGGTGCATTAGGAGTATACTATATTGAAGAGAGATGTGCTTAGCCAAAAGTATAATGATACTTTATTTTTGTTGGTATGTGAATATGCCCATGTGAACCAATTTGATTATTAGATGCATTGAACCCTCCAAATCCCATATTTATTACAGAGGGAaagttatatttgtttttacatACAGTTgggttttcatttatttatattaaacacAAGATCACTTGATACTTCTGCACTGAATCAGAATTAtcctgagaaaaaaaaaaaggatattaaTAAGGAAAATCTTAAAATCTTACAGTTTCTATTGGCCCAGGCTATAATTTTGCTACTCATGATGATGGGAAATAGGAAAGCAATGATACCCACTTGATAGTGATGGCATCGTGTAATCATCTCATCTCACTCAATTGATTGTGTTGTTTAGATTTGCTAAGACGAGTGGACAACATGTGGAATAAAATACGGCAGtatatacaattaaaatttatttgtatataatgttaatgtaatcaattatcaaGCAGCCATGCATTTTGAATTAAATAGATATTAATTTCACATGTTattaatatttacttaaaaaaaatccatgcaGTAAGAGTTTTTTCTTACAAAGATTGAAAACACACACACCACACATACAAAATTGTCTCTTCAATACCCAATGTTCAATTCTCATATTTTACTTTCTAATAAGCTATATTGCCAACGGTCGAAAGATTTGAGACATACACGAGTGTATGGCCATATAACAATAAACATACTGATATCAATTTGCAAGTATTAAAAGTGACTAATAAATGAAATCCTTCAGACGTGGAGGTTTGTTGTGATCCTCTTGGGCCCTGTAGGGCTGTTTGTGGCTAGGtttagggtgttgctaggtACACCAGGAATATGTTGGTGCACTcagtattttcttatttttccaattttgtcCTTCATTTTTACGGAAGaactttattcataaaattttgtttaaaaaatatttataacgaattaatttaaaattaatgattcaaGCAAAACTTAAACCTATGACTTTCAAATTATTAACACAACGTTTTAATCAACTGAATTAATgagtcaattatattataaaataaataatgttgttatacataacactaaaatttttaatgtatatttaatgtgcatggaaatttaaaaaattaattttgatataaatcatacaaattatt contains:
- the LOC100801798 gene encoding protein ALTERED XYLOGLUCAN 4; translation: MGITNPFKDQSLSLIKRLLPWTLYALLPIVLLRLYFYPLPFPPSPETELPHSTPTTIISQSSLSDSTLPSSPEKEKTYEPPCDYFDGKWIRDRRGPLYNGTTCGTIKEGQNCITHGRPDSSYLYWRWKPSQCNLPRFEPQTFLQLISNKHIAFVGDSMARNQLESLLCMLSTASTPNLVYRNGEDNKFRKWHFPSHNVSVSLYWSPFLVQGVEKSNSGPNHNKLYLDHVDERWARDMDQMDLIVLSIGHWFLHPAVYYEGGSVLGCHYCPGLNYTEIGFYDVLRKGLRTTLNSIIDRRVGKGYGIDVIVTTFSPAHFEGEWDKAGACPKTKPYRNGEKQLEGMDADMRKIEIEEVEDAKTKANNFGGIIRLEALDVTKLALLRPDGHPGPYMYPFPFANGHQERVQNDCVHWCLPGPIDTWNEIFLEMMKKWGQHPRTEE